A genomic window from Qipengyuania oceanensis includes:
- the gltX gene encoding glutamate--tRNA ligase yields the protein MASEGGLKDGKVVTRFAPSPTGFLHIGGARTALFNWLFARHNGGTALLRIEDTDKKRSTQEAIDAILDGLDWLGLDYDQEPVFQSERAARHAEVANELLASGNAYKCFATPEELEAMRADQRANKQPMRYDGRWRDRDPAEAPEGAPFVIRLKTPADGETTIEDAVQGKVSVKNAEIDDYILLRADGTPTYMLAVVVDDHDMGVTHVIRGDDHLNNAFRQLPIYRAMGWPEPVYAHVPLIHGNDGAKLSKRHGALGAEAYRDEHGILPEALFNYLLRLGWGHGDREEITWDEAISLFSLDGVGKSPSRFDMKKLLHLNGHYIREADDARLAALVAPRIGDAADEALLAEAMPVLKPRARDLDELAEGAAFLFRQRPLQMTDKAEALLDDESRARLAGISALLSQENDWTLEALEASLKAYAEELEVGLGKLAQPLRAALTGTTTSPGIFDVLVLLGREESLARIDAQAHPASKD from the coding sequence ATGGCAAGCGAAGGTGGATTAAAAGACGGCAAGGTGGTCACCCGCTTTGCTCCCTCTCCCACCGGATTCCTGCATATCGGCGGCGCGCGTACTGCGCTGTTCAACTGGCTGTTCGCGCGCCATAACGGCGGCACGGCGCTGCTGCGGATCGAGGATACCGACAAGAAGCGCTCGACGCAGGAAGCGATCGACGCGATTCTCGACGGGCTCGACTGGCTCGGGCTCGATTACGACCAGGAGCCGGTATTCCAGAGCGAACGCGCAGCGCGTCACGCCGAAGTTGCGAACGAGCTGCTGGCCAGTGGCAACGCGTACAAATGCTTCGCCACTCCCGAAGAGCTCGAAGCCATGCGCGCCGACCAGCGCGCCAACAAGCAGCCGATGCGCTATGACGGGCGGTGGCGCGATCGCGATCCTGCCGAGGCGCCCGAAGGCGCCCCCTTCGTGATCCGGCTCAAGACCCCGGCCGATGGCGAGACGACGATCGAGGACGCGGTCCAGGGCAAGGTCTCGGTCAAGAATGCCGAGATCGACGACTACATCCTGCTGCGCGCCGACGGCACGCCGACCTACATGCTGGCCGTGGTTGTCGACGATCACGACATGGGCGTCACCCATGTCATTCGCGGCGACGATCATCTCAACAACGCGTTTCGCCAGCTGCCGATCTATCGCGCTATGGGTTGGCCGGAGCCGGTCTATGCGCATGTGCCCCTGATCCACGGCAATGACGGTGCCAAACTGTCGAAGCGCCACGGTGCGTTGGGGGCAGAAGCCTATCGCGATGAGCACGGCATTCTGCCGGAAGCGCTGTTCAACTACCTGCTTCGCCTTGGCTGGGGCCACGGCGACCGCGAGGAAATCACCTGGGACGAGGCGATCTCGCTGTTCTCGCTCGATGGTGTCGGAAAGAGCCCTTCCCGCTTCGACATGAAGAAGCTGCTTCACCTCAACGGTCATTATATTCGCGAGGCGGACGATGCGCGGCTAGCCGCACTGGTTGCGCCGCGGATCGGTGACGCCGCAGACGAGGCTTTGCTCGCCGAGGCCATGCCGGTTCTCAAGCCGCGCGCCCGCGATCTGGACGAATTGGCCGAAGGCGCCGCCTTCCTGTTCCGGCAACGTCCGCTGCAGATGACCGACAAGGCCGAGGCGCTGCTCGATGACGAGTCGCGGGCGCGCCTCGCAGGGATTTCGGCCCTTCTGTCGCAGGAAAACGACTGGACTTTGGAGGCTCTGGAGGCCAGTTTGAAGGCCTATGCCGAGGAGCTCGAAGTGGGTCTCGGCAAACTGGCGCAGCCATTGCGAGCTGCGCTGACCGGGACGACCACGTCGCCCGGGATTTTCGATGTTCTGGTCCTGCTCGGCCGGGAAGAATCGCTTGCTCGCATCGACGCGCAGGCGCACCCGGCCAGCAAGGACTAA
- a CDS encoding citrate synthase translates to MADKQAQLDLAGKTTDFPVLEGSIGPDVVDIRALYGKTGAFTYDPGYKSTASCESALTYIDGEEGILLHRGYPIGQLAEHSSFMEVAYLLLNGELPSGEDLDDFTHTITYHTMLHDQMRQFYQGFRRDAHPMAIMCGVVGALSAFYHDSTDISDPEQRKIASHRLIAKMPTIAAMAYKYSVGQPFLYPDNTLSYTGNFLRMTFGVPAEEYEVIPAVESAMDKIFILHADHEQNASTSTVRLAGSSGANPFACISAGIACLWGPAHGGANEAALNMLREIGTPDRIPHYIERAKDKNDPFRLMGFGHRVYKNYDPRATVMQKTVREVFDALKVTDPVFETALQLEEMALNDDYFKEKKLFPNVDFYSGVILSAIGFPTTMFTALFALARTVGWVAQWNEMISDPAQVIGRPRQLYTGPTQRDYVPVDKR, encoded by the coding sequence TTGGCAGACAAGCAGGCACAGCTCGATCTGGCGGGAAAGACGACCGATTTTCCGGTCCTCGAAGGCAGCATCGGGCCGGATGTCGTCGACATCCGCGCGCTCTACGGCAAGACCGGCGCCTTCACCTACGATCCCGGTTACAAGTCGACTGCCAGTTGCGAAAGCGCGCTCACCTACATCGATGGCGAGGAGGGAATCCTTCTCCACCGCGGCTATCCGATCGGTCAGTTGGCCGAGCATTCCAGTTTCATGGAAGTCGCCTATCTGCTTCTCAACGGCGAGCTGCCCAGCGGCGAAGATCTCGACGATTTCACGCACACGATCACCTACCACACGATGCTGCATGACCAGATGCGGCAGTTCTATCAGGGTTTCCGCCGCGACGCGCACCCGATGGCGATCATGTGCGGCGTGGTGGGAGCGCTGTCGGCGTTCTACCACGACAGCACCGATATCTCGGACCCCGAGCAACGCAAGATCGCCAGCCACAGGCTGATTGCGAAGATGCCGACGATCGCCGCGATGGCCTACAAGTACTCGGTCGGTCAGCCGTTTCTCTATCCCGACAACACGCTGAGCTACACCGGCAATTTCCTGCGGATGACGTTCGGCGTTCCGGCTGAGGAATACGAAGTGATCCCGGCCGTCGAAAGCGCGATGGACAAGATCTTCATCCTCCACGCCGATCATGAACAGAACGCCTCGACTTCGACCGTCCGGCTCGCCGGGTCGTCTGGCGCCAACCCGTTCGCCTGCATCTCGGCCGGTATCGCCTGCCTGTGGGGCCCGGCACACGGCGGCGCCAACGAAGCTGCGCTCAACATGCTGCGTGAAATCGGGACGCCGGACCGGATCCCGCACTACATCGAGCGTGCCAAGGACAAGAACGATCCGTTCCGCCTGATGGGCTTCGGCCACCGCGTCTACAAGAACTACGATCCGCGGGCCACGGTCATGCAGAAGACCGTTCGCGAAGTCTTTGATGCCCTCAAGGTCACCGATCCGGTGTTCGAGACCGCCCTGCAGCTCGAGGAAATGGCGCTCAACGACGACTATTTCAAAGAGAAGAAGCTGTTCCCCAACGTGGACTTCTACTCGGGTGTCATTCTGTCGGCGATCGGATTCCCGACCACCATGTTCACCGCATTGTTCGCCCTCGCCCGCACAGTGGGCTGGGTTGCACAGTGGAACGAGATGATCTCCGATCCCGCACAGGTCATCGGTCGTCCGCGCCAGCTCTACACCGGGCCGACGCAGCGCGATTACGTGCCGGTCGACAAGCGCTGA
- a CDS encoding sensor histidine kinase translates to MTITTTTYLAVGRSDAADRLVEADELLARLHGECGGSLEGVIAVPELLALVRRSREYGLRLSREVRAFDGERHVSAWVEVTPVGQGGEAGCDIGVVSWNIEAQAPETEEAEARRIREIDRQLAEFSARLGPGQRVLSVSSDAGDLAGLVERMEGGLGRAWTDFLELPELGHEQPMHWRILDGARCVIEGSSRLWTASLVPLGQAEQGSAGFQLYLTADTPLPSRKPLEASDADATPIGRDIAPVLREPIGRIIANAETIRSRLAGPLKKEYSEYAGDIADAAQHLLGLIDDLADLDAVEKDDFHTAPDQIDLIDAVRRASGILGGKAQERGIDLVLPGAEASQMARAEFRRVMQVVLNLVGNAIRYAPEGSTVSLSIGRTGDHATLTVADQGPGLDADQQRKIFEKFERLGRSGDGGSGLGLYISRRIARAMGGELTVESEPGRGARFTLSVPALD, encoded by the coding sequence ATGACAATCACCACGACGACCTATCTGGCCGTAGGGCGAAGCGATGCGGCGGACCGCCTGGTCGAGGCCGACGAGCTGCTCGCCCGGTTGCACGGCGAGTGCGGCGGCAGCCTCGAGGGGGTGATCGCGGTTCCCGAACTGCTCGCGCTCGTTCGAAGGTCGCGCGAGTACGGTCTTCGCCTTTCGCGCGAGGTCCGCGCTTTCGATGGCGAGCGCCACGTTTCCGCATGGGTCGAAGTAACGCCAGTCGGACAGGGTGGCGAAGCAGGATGCGACATCGGCGTCGTGTCCTGGAACATAGAGGCGCAGGCGCCCGAAACCGAAGAAGCCGAGGCACGACGAATTCGCGAGATCGACCGCCAGCTGGCGGAATTTTCAGCCCGGCTCGGCCCCGGTCAACGCGTCCTTTCGGTCAGCAGCGATGCAGGCGATCTTGCCGGCCTTGTCGAACGGATGGAAGGTGGGCTGGGCCGCGCCTGGACCGATTTCCTGGAATTGCCGGAACTCGGGCATGAGCAGCCGATGCACTGGCGTATTCTCGACGGTGCGCGCTGCGTGATCGAAGGCTCGTCCAGGTTGTGGACCGCTTCGCTCGTCCCGCTGGGACAGGCGGAGCAAGGCAGCGCGGGGTTCCAGCTTTACCTGACTGCCGATACGCCGCTGCCCTCGCGCAAGCCGCTCGAAGCGAGCGATGCCGATGCAACGCCGATCGGACGCGACATCGCACCGGTCCTGCGCGAACCGATCGGGCGCATCATCGCCAATGCGGAAACCATCCGCTCGCGCCTCGCCGGGCCGCTGAAGAAGGAATACAGCGAGTACGCCGGGGATATTGCCGACGCGGCGCAGCATCTGCTCGGCCTGATCGACGACCTCGCGGACCTCGATGCGGTCGAGAAGGACGATTTCCATACCGCGCCGGATCAGATCGACCTCATCGACGCGGTGCGCAGGGCAAGCGGTATCCTAGGCGGAAAGGCTCAGGAACGCGGGATAGATCTGGTGCTGCCGGGTGCGGAGGCGAGCCAGATGGCCAGGGCTGAATTCCGGCGGGTCATGCAAGTGGTGCTGAACCTGGTGGGCAATGCCATCCGCTATGCGCCGGAAGGCAGCACGGTTTCCCTATCGATCGGGCGGACCGGCGACCATGCGACACTGACCGTTGCCGATCAGGGCCCGGGGCTGGACGCAGACCAGCAACGCAAGATTTTCGAGAAATTCGAACGCCTGGGTCGCAGCGGCGACGGTGGCTCGGGGCTCGGGCTCTACATTTCGCGCCGGATAGCCCGTGCGATGGGCGGAGAGCTGACCGTGGAGAGCGAACCGGGGCGGGGCGCTCGCTTCACGCTGAGCGTCCCCGCCCTCGATTGA
- a CDS encoding ATPase has protein sequence MTSGTHIRAVDETKPGKDLLAEDAPLELDQPADSDGEWVDWVDEPAATARRPMDYLLPAVFGLAIAGWTGFFAFVRRAEILAGASGEQWIGFITQWAIPVLLVIAVWLLAMRLSRREAARFGDAAAALSSEARELETRLSVVNRELSLAREFLGEQSRELDFLGRTAADRLSTHADRLQALIHDNSAQLDTIASVSTSAVENMDRLRDDLPVIANSARDVTNRIAGAGREAHIQVADLVTEFERLQEIGEASEKQVASFRSRVDDAVAAFHQQAGQLGDVADQRFAALRDRSDQFRHELAAREVDALAAMRTRADQLDEQIAAARLALEAEEEEALKSLRSRVETLRDEAGTISRSVRNAEDHAATAWQGQIEQIRARLVEAIEEIQRIDALALENAQAKMAGLRQEAENIDAKLIERNAVFASELEKRQKIFADDEASAIAALHERLAFLDEQVASRQDARIEQARTFAGESDALVARIDGLGEALDAMAERAIQVESVLGTGADTLHAKLGESREAIDATKTVLADLTEASVRLLELIQAGSQHSKGELVESIGVANRQLEQIEERGQAMRLMLEASEERGKSLSDYVIRARTVSEETAGHIDRLHEGFDQRNRQHMHELGRLQEQLVTLSTQSDALSQRARTELSEAIEQLEGAVRAVGSSLAETSRDNVRKLADEVGEESAKAVERALSEHTRQSISDVEQAAARASTVSREAAGQLRDQLVKVDELAGNLEARVARARERAEENTGNDFARRMALITESLNSNAIDISKALDSEIPDTTWASYLRGDRSIFTRRAVRLVDNVSARDIAEIYDNDTAFRDQVARYVADFEAMLRSVLSTRDGNALGVTLLGSDMGKLYVVLAQAIERLRD, from the coding sequence ATGACATCCGGAACGCATATTCGCGCGGTCGACGAGACGAAGCCTGGCAAGGATCTGCTGGCCGAAGACGCGCCGCTGGAACTCGACCAGCCCGCAGATAGCGATGGCGAGTGGGTCGACTGGGTCGACGAGCCCGCAGCGACGGCCCGTCGTCCGATGGACTACTTGTTGCCGGCGGTTTTCGGTCTCGCCATCGCAGGTTGGACGGGTTTCTTCGCTTTCGTAAGGCGCGCGGAGATCCTGGCCGGTGCGAGCGGCGAGCAGTGGATCGGCTTCATCACCCAATGGGCGATACCCGTGCTGCTGGTGATCGCGGTCTGGCTGCTGGCGATGCGGTTGAGCCGCCGCGAAGCGGCCCGGTTCGGCGATGCCGCCGCTGCCCTGTCGTCCGAAGCGCGCGAACTGGAGACGCGCCTTTCGGTCGTCAATCGCGAGCTGAGCCTGGCGCGCGAGTTCCTCGGCGAGCAGTCGCGCGAACTGGATTTCCTGGGCCGGACCGCTGCGGACCGGCTGTCCACGCATGCCGACAGGCTGCAGGCGCTAATTCACGACAACAGCGCGCAACTCGACACGATCGCTTCAGTGAGTACCTCGGCAGTCGAGAACATGGACCGCTTACGCGACGACCTGCCGGTGATCGCCAATTCGGCCCGCGACGTGACCAATCGCATCGCCGGCGCTGGTCGCGAAGCGCATATTCAGGTCGCGGACCTCGTGACTGAGTTCGAGCGGTTGCAGGAAATTGGCGAAGCGAGCGAGAAGCAGGTGGCGTCCTTCCGGTCGCGCGTGGACGACGCCGTCGCCGCATTCCACCAGCAGGCCGGCCAGCTCGGCGACGTTGCCGACCAGCGGTTCGCGGCCCTGCGCGACAGGTCCGACCAGTTCCGCCACGAGCTTGCCGCGCGCGAGGTCGACGCGCTGGCCGCGATGCGTACGCGCGCGGACCAGCTGGACGAACAGATCGCCGCAGCACGGCTGGCGCTCGAAGCGGAGGAAGAGGAAGCGCTGAAGTCGCTGAGGTCGCGGGTCGAGACGCTTCGGGACGAGGCTGGCACCATCTCTCGCTCCGTCCGCAATGCGGAAGACCATGCTGCCACGGCCTGGCAGGGACAGATCGAGCAGATCCGGGCACGACTGGTCGAAGCGATCGAAGAGATCCAGCGCATCGACGCTCTCGCACTGGAGAATGCACAGGCGAAAATGGCCGGTCTGCGCCAGGAAGCCGAGAACATCGACGCGAAGCTCATCGAGCGCAACGCCGTTTTCGCATCGGAGCTCGAGAAGCGGCAGAAGATCTTCGCCGACGACGAGGCCAGTGCGATCGCTGCCCTACACGAACGCCTGGCATTCCTGGACGAGCAGGTGGCATCGCGCCAAGATGCCCGCATCGAGCAGGCACGCACGTTCGCGGGCGAGAGCGACGCGCTGGTTGCTCGGATCGATGGCCTCGGCGAGGCGCTGGACGCGATGGCCGAACGGGCAATCCAGGTCGAATCGGTGCTCGGTACCGGTGCGGACACTCTACATGCCAAGCTCGGAGAGAGCCGGGAAGCGATCGACGCGACGAAAACCGTGCTCGCAGACCTGACCGAAGCGAGCGTGCGCCTGCTCGAACTTATCCAGGCGGGATCGCAGCACAGCAAGGGCGAGCTTGTAGAATCGATCGGCGTCGCCAACCGCCAGCTAGAACAGATCGAGGAGCGCGGACAGGCGATGCGGCTGATGCTCGAGGCCTCCGAAGAACGCGGCAAGTCGCTATCGGATTATGTCATCCGCGCTCGCACCGTGAGCGAGGAGACGGCCGGCCACATCGACCGGCTCCACGAGGGCTTCGATCAGCGCAACCGCCAGCACATGCACGAGCTCGGCCGGTTGCAGGAGCAGCTCGTCACGCTGTCGACGCAGAGCGATGCCCTTTCGCAGCGCGCCAGGACAGAGCTGTCAGAAGCGATCGAACAGCTGGAAGGCGCGGTGCGTGCCGTCGGGTCGAGCCTTGCGGAGACATCGCGGGATAATGTCCGCAAGCTGGCCGACGAAGTCGGCGAAGAAAGCGCCAAGGCGGTCGAACGCGCCCTCAGCGAACATACACGGCAATCGATCTCCGACGTCGAACAGGCGGCGGCTCGCGCCTCTACCGTCAGCCGCGAGGCCGCCGGTCAGCTCAGGGACCAGCTCGTCAAGGTGGACGAGCTTGCCGGCAATCTCGAAGCGCGCGTCGCACGGGCGCGTGAGCGGGCCGAGGAAAACACCGGCAATGATTTCGCCCGGCGCATGGCGCTCATCACCGAAAGCCTCAATTCGAATGCTATCGACATCTCAAAGGCACTGGACAGCGAAATTCCGGACACGACCTGGGCATCCTATCTGCGCGGTGACCGGAGCATTTTCACCCGCCGCGCCGTACGCCTGGTGGACAATGTTTCGGCTCGCGATATCGCCGAAATCTACGATAACGACACGGCGTTCCGCGACCAGGTGGCCCGCTATGTCGCCGATTTCGAGGCCATGCTGCGCTCGGTTCTCTCGACCCGCGACGGCAACGCGCTGGGCGTCACATTGCTTGGTTCGGACATGGGCAAGCTCTATGTCGTGCTGGCGCAGGCGATCGAGCGCCTGCGCGACTAG
- a CDS encoding DUF1467 family protein: MQWTSILAIYALFWVMSAFVLLPFGVRTHDELGIDKVPGQADSAPGNFRPGKLVVRATLVAMVLTTIYVLNYVYGWIGIDDIRIFPEPPARGS; encoded by the coding sequence ATGCAGTGGACCTCGATACTCGCAATCTACGCCCTGTTCTGGGTGATGAGCGCATTCGTCCTGCTGCCGTTCGGCGTTCGCACGCACGACGAGCTCGGCATCGACAAGGTGCCCGGACAGGCAGACAGCGCACCTGGCAACTTCCGGCCCGGCAAGCTCGTGGTTCGCGCCACCCTCGTCGCGATGGTGCTGACGACGATCTACGTCCTGAACTACGTGTATGGCTGGATCGGGATCGACGACATCAGGATTTTTCCCGAACCGCCGGCCCGCGGCAGCTGA
- a CDS encoding ribonuclease J produces the protein MNVNLYGCDGKWLMVDLGMTFSGDQYPGVDLVFADLDFIEERADDLLGIVLTHAHEDHIGAVPYFAEELGVPIWATPFTADLVRRKLAEAGLLDTVEVHVVEEDHGNFAIGPFDVTYVPLAHSIAEGNALLLETPYGTVFHTGDWKLDDEPIIGDPTTEQELIELGDEGILALVCDSTNVFNPQPSGSEGAVYKGLMDEVKRHAGKRVLVTTFASNVARLHTLGEVAKATGRQLCVAGRSLDRIIEVAQDNGYLQDFPKPVDFDTAMSLPRGEVLIVATGGQGEPRAALARIAEENHPIELVAGDVVLFSSRQIPGNEISIGAVQNKLAERGIVMVTDRQELIHVSGHPGRPELEALYSWLRPDVLVPVHGEMKHMAEQARVGKAHGIAANIVQKNGDIVRLAPGKAERIAQVQTGRLLLDGDLIVPADGEAITMRRRIMRDGAIVVVLDRKLQPHIEAFGLPLDEDMPQFVLEATADIEKAIARLKGAARKDRSEISEATRLATRRAAQRWSGKRPQVRVMMLGD, from the coding sequence ATGAACGTCAATCTTTACGGATGCGACGGGAAGTGGCTGATGGTCGACCTGGGCATGACGTTCAGCGGCGACCAGTATCCCGGTGTCGACCTGGTTTTTGCCGACCTCGACTTCATCGAGGAGCGTGCCGACGATCTCCTCGGGATCGTGCTCACCCACGCGCACGAGGATCACATCGGCGCGGTCCCCTATTTCGCGGAGGAACTGGGCGTACCGATCTGGGCGACCCCGTTCACCGCCGATCTGGTGCGGCGCAAGCTGGCCGAGGCCGGTCTGCTTGATACGGTCGAAGTACACGTGGTCGAGGAAGACCACGGCAATTTCGCGATCGGCCCGTTCGACGTCACCTACGTGCCGCTCGCCCATTCGATCGCGGAAGGCAACGCGCTGCTGCTCGAAACGCCCTACGGCACGGTGTTCCACACCGGCGACTGGAAGCTCGATGACGAGCCGATAATCGGTGATCCGACGACCGAGCAGGAACTGATCGAACTGGGCGATGAAGGCATTCTCGCGCTTGTCTGCGATTCGACCAATGTCTTCAATCCGCAGCCGAGCGGCTCGGAAGGGGCGGTCTACAAGGGCCTGATGGACGAGGTGAAGCGGCACGCCGGCAAGCGCGTACTGGTCACCACCTTCGCCAGCAACGTCGCGCGCCTGCACACGCTCGGCGAAGTCGCGAAGGCGACCGGCCGGCAGCTGTGCGTAGCGGGCCGGTCCCTCGACCGCATCATCGAGGTCGCGCAGGACAATGGCTACCTCCAGGATTTCCCGAAGCCGGTCGATTTCGACACGGCGATGAGCCTGCCGCGTGGAGAAGTCCTGATCGTCGCGACCGGCGGGCAGGGCGAACCACGCGCTGCGCTTGCCCGCATCGCGGAGGAGAACCACCCGATCGAACTGGTCGCCGGAGACGTGGTGCTGTTCTCGAGCCGGCAGATACCCGGCAACGAAATTTCGATCGGCGCAGTCCAGAACAAGCTCGCCGAGCGCGGCATCGTGATGGTCACCGATCGGCAGGAACTGATTCACGTATCCGGTCATCCGGGCCGCCCGGAGCTGGAAGCCCTGTACAGCTGGTTGCGGCCCGACGTGCTCGTCCCAGTGCATGGCGAGATGAAGCACATGGCCGAACAGGCGCGTGTCGGCAAAGCGCACGGGATCGCGGCGAATATCGTCCAGAAGAACGGCGACATCGTGCGGCTCGCGCCCGGCAAGGCGGAACGGATCGCTCAGGTGCAGACCGGCAGGCTGCTGCTCGACGGGGATCTCATCGTGCCGGCCGATGGCGAGGCGATCACCATGCGCCGGCGGATCATGCGCGATGGTGCGATCGTCGTCGTGCTCGACCGCAAGCTGCAGCCGCATATCGAGGCTTTCGGCCTGCCGCTCGACGAGGACATGCCGCAGTTCGTTCTCGAGGCGACGGCAGATATCGAAAAGGCCATCGCGCGGCTCAAGGGCGCCGCGCGCAAGGACCGCTCCGAGATTTCCGAAGCCACCCGTCTCGCGACGCGCAGGGCGGCGCAGCGCTGGAGCGGCAAGCGCCCGCAGGTCCGCGTGATGATGCTGGGCGACTGA
- a CDS encoding type III pantothenate kinase — protein sequence MLLVADVGNTNVVFALYEGREIKARWRIATDPRRTGDEYAVWLMQLLELEGLGRQDIDQIIVGTVVPRAIHNLTVLAEKYFDITPLVAGQGAACWNFQIDVDNPRSLGADRALNALAAHAKFDGDLIIVDFGTATTFDAIDFNGAYKGGIIAPGINLSLDALVGKTAMLPRIAIEAPRSRSVIGTNTEDQMLVGVFWGYVAMMEGLIGRMKAEIGRDLTVVATGGLAILFDQHTDAFDAVDADLTLDGLAILAERAGTA from the coding sequence ATGCTGCTTGTCGCCGATGTCGGAAACACAAATGTCGTCTTTGCGCTTTACGAGGGGCGCGAGATCAAGGCCCGCTGGCGCATTGCGACCGATCCCCGTCGCACGGGAGACGAATATGCGGTCTGGCTGATGCAACTGCTCGAGCTCGAAGGGCTGGGGCGGCAGGATATCGACCAGATCATCGTGGGCACGGTCGTGCCGCGGGCGATTCACAACCTGACCGTGCTGGCGGAGAAATACTTCGACATCACGCCGCTGGTCGCCGGGCAGGGTGCGGCCTGCTGGAATTTCCAGATCGACGTCGACAACCCGCGATCGCTCGGCGCCGACCGCGCGCTCAACGCGCTTGCCGCCCACGCCAAGTTCGACGGCGATTTGATCATCGTCGATTTCGGTACCGCGACGACGTTCGACGCGATTGATTTCAACGGGGCATACAAGGGCGGGATCATAGCCCCCGGCATCAACCTCTCGCTCGATGCGCTCGTCGGCAAGACTGCGATGCTGCCCCGGATCGCAATCGAGGCACCGCGTTCGCGCAGCGTGATCGGCACGAATACCGAGGATCAGATGCTGGTCGGCGTATTCTGGGGCTATGTCGCGATGATGGAGGGGCTGATCGGGCGCATGAAGGCCGAGATCGGACGCGATCTCACGGTGGTCGCGACAGGAGGCCTGGCGATCCTGTTCGACCAGCACACGGATGCTTTCGATGCGGTCGATGCCGACCTCACGCTCGACGGGCTGGCGATCCTCGCGGAACGGGCGGGCACTGCGTGA
- a CDS encoding biotin--[acetyl-CoA-carboxylase] ligase has translation MIEFIAETGSTNADLATRLSARERVGEGDWLVADRQTAGRGRQGRAWFDGSGNFMGSTVVLLGPNDPPPPTLALMAGLALYEAVTPMVQGRAGLSLKWPNDLLLDNAKLAGILLERVEDAVIVGIGVNLAKAPELPDRETVALSALGPAPVRDTFAHALAASFATELSRWRDFGIDPLLRRWQAVAHIEGTPLTVHEPDGAIVEGSYAGLASDGSLRLRLVDGSLRAIHAGDVMLATRN, from the coding sequence TTGATCGAGTTTATCGCCGAAACCGGCTCGACCAACGCCGATCTCGCAACGCGCCTGTCGGCTCGCGAGCGCGTGGGCGAGGGTGACTGGCTGGTCGCGGACCGCCAGACTGCCGGCCGGGGGCGCCAGGGCCGCGCCTGGTTCGACGGGTCGGGCAATTTCATGGGTTCCACCGTTGTCCTGCTCGGCCCCAACGATCCGCCACCGCCGACGCTTGCCCTGATGGCAGGCCTCGCCCTGTACGAGGCGGTCACGCCGATGGTTCAGGGGCGTGCCGGGCTCTCGCTCAAATGGCCCAACGACCTGCTGCTGGACAATGCCAAGCTCGCCGGAATCCTGCTGGAGCGGGTCGAGGATGCCGTGATCGTAGGGATCGGGGTGAACCTCGCGAAAGCCCCGGAGTTGCCGGATCGCGAGACGGTGGCGCTTTCCGCGCTCGGCCCGGCACCCGTCCGGGACACTTTCGCGCACGCGCTGGCCGCCAGCTTTGCGACCGAGCTTTCTCGTTGGCGCGATTTCGGGATCGACCCGCTGTTGCGTCGCTGGCAGGCTGTCGCCCATATCGAGGGGACGCCGCTGACGGTGCACGAACCAGACGGCGCGATCGTCGAAGGATCCTACGCCGGGCTCGCCAGCGACGGGTCGCTGCGACTGCGCTTGGTTGACGGCTCGCTCCGTGCCATCCATGCGGGCGATGTGATGCTCGCCACCAGGAATTGA